A single genomic interval of Myxocyprinus asiaticus isolate MX2 ecotype Aquarium Trade chromosome 19, UBuf_Myxa_2, whole genome shotgun sequence harbors:
- the LOC127409809 gene encoding protein phosphatase 1A-like isoform X1 has protein sequence MGAFLDKPKMEKHNAQGEGNGLRYGLSSMQGWRVEMEDAHTAVMGLPHGLSLWSFFAVYDGHAGSQVARYCCEHLLEHITSNRDFRGGCTAIAGAELGGFEPSVESVKCGIRTGFLQIDEHMRAMSERKHGADRSGSTAVGVMISPHHFYFINCGDSRALLSRKGRVHFFTQDHKPSNPLEKERIQNAGGSVMIQRVNGSLAVSRALGDFDYKCVHGKSPTEQLVSPEPEVYEIERSEAEDEFVVLACDGIWDVMANDELCDFVRARLEVTDDLERVCNEIVDTCLYKGSRDNMSVVLVCFPGAPKINPEAVKREAELDKYLQNREGGGCKKANK, from the exons ATGGGTGCGTTCTTAGACAAGCCAAAGATGGAGAAGCATAATGCTCAAGGGGAGGGGAACGGCCTGCGCTATGGACTCAGCAGCATGCAGGGCTGGCGTGTGGAGATGGAGGACGCACACACAGCTGTGATGGGCCTGCCCCACGGCCTCAGCCTTTGGTCCTTTTTTGCTGTCTATGATGGGCACGCAGGCTCTCAGGTTGCCCGATATTGTTGTGAGCACCTGCTGGAACACATAACCAGCAACCGGGACTTCAGGGGAGGCTGCACAGCAATAGCAGGTGCAGAATTAGGAGGTTTTGAGCCCTCCGTGGAGAGTGTGAAATGCGGAATCCGCACAGGCTTCCTGCAGATTGACGAGCACATGCGGGCCATGTCAGAACGCAAGCATGGGGCGGACCGCAGCGGTTCCACTGCGGTGGGTGTCATGATCTCCCCTCATCATTTCTATTTCATCAACTGTGGTGACTCCAGGGCCTTGCTGAGCCGCAAGGGACGCGTTCACTTCTTCACCCAGGACCACAAACCCAGTAACCCCCTGGAAAAGGAGCGGATCCAGAATGCAGGTGGTTCAGTTATGATCCAGCGGGTCAACGGCTCTCTTGCTGTCTCCCGTGCTCTTGGCGACTTCGACTATAAGTGTGTGCATGGGAAAAGCCCCACTGAGCAGCTGGTGTCCCCAGAACCAGAAGTGTATGAGATTGAACGCTCCGAGGCAGAGGATGAATTTGTGGTACTGGCCTGCGATGGCATATGGGACGTAATGGCCAATGATGAACTGTGTGATTTTGTGCGTGCACGTTTGGAGGTGACAGATGACCTGGAACGAGTGTGTAATGAGATTGTCGACACCTGTTTGTACAAG GGTAGTCGTGACAACATGAGTGTGGTGCTGGTATGTTTTCCTGGTGCCCCGAAAATCAACCCAGAAGCAGTGAAGAGAGAGGCGGAGCTAGATAAGTACCTGCAGAACAGAGAAGGTGGAGGTTGTAAAAAGGCGAATAAATAG
- the LOC127409809 gene encoding protein phosphatase 1A-like isoform X2, whose protein sequence is MGAFLDKPKMEKHNAQGEGNGLRYGLSSMQGWRVEMEDAHTAVMGLPHGLSLWSFFAVYDGHAGSQVARYCCEHLLEHITSNRDFRGGCTAIAGAELGGFEPSVESVKCGIRTGFLQIDEHMRAMSERKHGADRSGSTAVGVMISPHHFYFINCGDSRALLSRKGRVHFFTQDHKPSNPLEKERIQNAGGSVMIQRVNGSLAVSRALGDFDYKCVHGKSPTEQLVSPEPEVYEIERSEAEDEFVVLACDGIWDVMANDELCDFVRARLEVTDDLERVCNEIVDTCLYKNTNQDILMGV, encoded by the exons ATGGGTGCGTTCTTAGACAAGCCAAAGATGGAGAAGCATAATGCTCAAGGGGAGGGGAACGGCCTGCGCTATGGACTCAGCAGCATGCAGGGCTGGCGTGTGGAGATGGAGGACGCACACACAGCTGTGATGGGCCTGCCCCACGGCCTCAGCCTTTGGTCCTTTTTTGCTGTCTATGATGGGCACGCAGGCTCTCAGGTTGCCCGATATTGTTGTGAGCACCTGCTGGAACACATAACCAGCAACCGGGACTTCAGGGGAGGCTGCACAGCAATAGCAGGTGCAGAATTAGGAGGTTTTGAGCCCTCCGTGGAGAGTGTGAAATGCGGAATCCGCACAGGCTTCCTGCAGATTGACGAGCACATGCGGGCCATGTCAGAACGCAAGCATGGGGCGGACCGCAGCGGTTCCACTGCGGTGGGTGTCATGATCTCCCCTCATCATTTCTATTTCATCAACTGTGGTGACTCCAGGGCCTTGCTGAGCCGCAAGGGACGCGTTCACTTCTTCACCCAGGACCACAAACCCAGTAACCCCCTGGAAAAGGAGCGGATCCAGAATGCAGGTGGTTCAGTTATGATCCAGCGGGTCAACGGCTCTCTTGCTGTCTCCCGTGCTCTTGGCGACTTCGACTATAAGTGTGTGCATGGGAAAAGCCCCACTGAGCAGCTGGTGTCCCCAGAACCAGAAGTGTATGAGATTGAACGCTCCGAGGCAGAGGATGAATTTGTGGTACTGGCCTGCGATGGCATATGGGACGTAATGGCCAATGATGAACTGTGTGATTTTGTGCGTGCACGTTTGGAGGTGACAGATGACCTGGAACGAGTGTGTAATGAGATTGTCGACACCTGTTTGTACAAG aacacaaaccaagatattttgatgggggtatga